The Papaver somniferum cultivar HN1 unplaced genomic scaffold, ASM357369v1 unplaced-scaffold_2215, whole genome shotgun sequence DNA window ATTATAATACAAATTTGTTGTGGGATACTTGTTGCCTCCAAATTTGGTAGAAATGGCATCAAATAGTTCCAAAAGTTAACATATATGTATTCCTTGTTGCCACTCCTGAGAATTTGGTAGTATAGTGAAGTCAGTATCCAATTCAGCTAGCTTAACAAATGCTTATTTCAAAATAACTGAATCCTTAAGCATATTAAAGGTGGAGTTCCATCTGGTATCTACATCTAAATTAACATACCTTCCAGCAAGCTTAACTTTGGCCATAGCATTTGTAAAcctctcttttctagcctgacttgacCTGAAATATTTCACACACTCTCTAATTGCATCTATAAATGGAACAACTACTTTCATTCCACATAATACAATTAAATGCAATACATGATTGctacacctcatttggaaca harbors:
- the LOC113340728 gene encoding uncharacterized protein LOC113340728 is translated as MRCSNHVLHLIVLCGMKVVVPFIDAIRECVKYFRSSQARKERFTNAMAKVKLAGRSGNKEYIYVNFWNYLMPFLPNLEATSIPQQICIIMGCKRLINALRNGKIYSEHDYIRDMGLNMRGKFDSYWKESNMLMGI